One window of Cataglyphis hispanica isolate Lineage 1 chromosome 12, ULB_Chis1_1.0, whole genome shotgun sequence genomic DNA carries:
- the LOC126853603 gene encoding carbonic anhydrase 3-like, which yields MNYIDNRADTSFQRSGQAPIDLIDEIVQPKRFPPLILNGHWLKDGNATLFNDGSTVKIFLNGDRIPSTVCGGPLVNDEYEFHNAHFHWGEDDCKGAEHTINGTWFSMESHIVHWNRKYRTFEECLKHRDGLCVLAYLFLVQPGSCQWSNIRFDKISENLQYVQNAGSEIKIPSNSLSWMRLATKCPNYYTYLGSYNTGAYSECAIWIVFPVIIPILSCQVT from the exons atgaattatatagataatagagCTGATACAA GTTTTCAAAGAAGTGGTCAAGCACCGATTGATTTAATTGACGAAATTGTACAACCTAAGAGATTTCCACCGTTAATCTTAAATGGCCATTGGTTAAAAGATGGGAATGCAACCTTATTTAATGACGGCTCAACAG TGAAGATTTTTTTGAATGGTGATAGGATTCCATCAACAGTGTGTGGTGGCCCTCTCGTAAATGATGAATACGAGTTTCATAATGCACACTTTCACTGGGGCGAAGACGATTGTAAGGGCGCTGAGCACACAATCAATGGTACTTG gtTTTCCATGGAAAGCCACATAGTGCATTGGAACCGAAAATATCGCACTTTTGAAGAATGTTTAAAACACCGAGATGGTCTTTGCGTGTTGGCCTATTTATTTttg GTCCAACCAGGATCTTGTCAATGGAGCAACATCAGATTTGATAAAATCTctgaaaatttacaatacgTTCAGAATGCTGgctcagaaataaaaattccatcaA acTCTTTATCTTGGATGAGGTTAGCAACAAAATGtccaaattattatacttacttGGGATCCTACAATACAGGTGCTTATTCGGAATGCGCAATATGGATCGTATTTCCAGTTATTATTCCTATACTATCATGCCAAGTaa CTTAA
- the LOC126853605 gene encoding MYCBP-associated protein-like gives MDFARRIGKSEERKIWKRTRKSLVTTRDNLLCEETVFSEDRPFLNWRKWLADRKKQNRRIEKLTGRPQADQLQSSSERFRAFVEMKSLMEHAAIPVPVIGDKYRGGPEFWRTPEFLPNHDCHLPKIALTPTRKDLNLPPDLMHVGLPDLIAKERDLIALKTKEESWKRSKYLKTRKVELAEEIALLLPKEPETEQLVVQGHKFEKKKKPLFRHPLITITKSDDEKACLDADQAIILKIQDQEFIFKECLFESMKTDPITWSLTFSSNIDELVEKEIVLENKGTRVIVYHWRDWPTFRSNLSLERRGSPFFFNKTKGIILPGQIVKIKIWYRSRTRAVFTESWRLIIEPRLSSSAFVFRFWGCAIDSRRSELTDHRAIEEHLDHRIRDLTIHSIVEEIMTNVETSKLSEPPYKPLLSPSDLFTSLNPYYYYHLSIVMQLQKMYCDVIDESLPPWNLSLDTLRDILLQIEDANYKRDMLARFNDLCKQSLRPNLTEFDFTHKNKYDTVYNILCAFANCFEDESKFVKKNSLMRKDSATKIDQQESTLSLQRANKSFQEAYKEKLIDQKQTLLQEEKEKDLNLQLYREIFFIRIYKALEETIERVCASIDSFNRLNKLKKQSKI, from the coding sequence atggacTTTGCGCGGAGAATCGGTAAATCTGAAGAACGTAAAATATGGAAGAGAACTCGTAAGTCACTTGTAACGACCAGGGATAACCTCCTCTGCGAAGAGACAGTATTTTCAGAGGATCGTCCTTTTCTAAATTGGCGAAAGTGGCTCGCCGATCGAAAGAAGCAGAATCGACGCATCGAGAAACTTACCGGTCGCCCCCAAGCCGATCAGCTGCAAAGTTCCTCGGAGAGATTTCGCGCATTCGTCGAGATGAAAAGTTTGATGGAACACGCGGCCATACCAGTACCCGTAATTGGCGATAAATATCGCGGTGGGCCGGAATTTTGGCGAACGCCTGAATTCTTGCCAAATCACGATTGCCACTTGCCTAAAATAGCTTTAACTCCAACTAGGAAAGATCTGAATCTTCCTCCGGATTTAATGCACGTTGGATTACCGGACTTGATAGCGAAGGAACGGGATCTTATCGCGTTGAAAACCAAGGAGGAATCCTGGAAACGTAGTAAGTATCTAAAGACGCGTAAAGTCGAGCTGGCTGAGGAAATAGCATTGCTATTGCCGAAGGAACCGGAAACGGAACAGTTGGTCGTTCAAGGAcacaagtttgaaaaaaagaagaaaccgCTCTTTCGACATCCGCTGATAACCATCACGAAGTCCGATGATGAGAAGGCGTGCCTAGATGCCGATCAAGCGATAATCCTGAAGATCCAAGATCAAGAATTCATCTTCAAAGAATGTCTCTTCGAGTCAATGAAAACTGATCCTATCACATGGTCTCTAACTTTCTCAAGTAACATTGATGAACTCGTCGAAAAAGAAATCGTCCTCGAGAATAAAGGAACTCGTGTTATCGTGTATCATTGGCGAGATTGGCCAACTTTTCGATCGAATTTATCCCTCGAGAGACGCGGAAGTCCATTCTTCTTTAACAAGACGAAAGGTATCATACTTCCAGGACAGATCGTGAAGATCAAGATATGGTATCGATCTAGAACTCGAGCAGTCTTCACTGAGTCCTGGCGACTCATCATAGAACCGAGATTGAGTTCCTCGGCGTTCGTATTTCGCTTCTGGGGCTGTGCAATCGATAGTCGGAGGTCAGAACTGACCGATCATCGAGCGATCGAAGAACATTTGGATCATCGTATTCGCGATTTGACAATACACTCGATCGTTGAGGAAATTATGACTAACGTAGAGACTAGCAAACTATCAGAGCCGCCATATAAGCCGTTACTCTCGCCAAGCGACCTATTCACCTCTCTAAATCCCTATTATTACTATCATCTGAGTATCGTGATGCAATTGCAGAAAATGTATTGCGACGTTATCGATGAAAGTTTGCCGCCCTGGAACTTATCGTTGGATACTCTGCGAGATATCCTTTTACAAATAGAGGATGCAAATTACAAACGCGACATGCTCGCCCGGTTCAATGACCTTTGCAAACAAAGTCTCAGACCCAATTTGACCGAATTTGATTTcactcataaaaataaatatgacactgtgtataatattttatgtgcttTTGCGAATTGTTTTGAAGATGAGagtaaatttgtgaaaaagaaCAGTTTGATGCGAAAAGACTCTGCAACAAAAATAGATCAACAAGAATCAACACTTTCATTGCAAAGAGCCAATAAAAGCTTCCAAGAAGcatataaagaaaagttaaTCGATCAAAAACAGACGTTACTGcaggaagagaaggaaaaggaTTTAAATCTGCAGCTTTACcgagaaatcttttttattcgtatatataaagCTCTGGAAGAAACAATAGAACGAGTTTGCGCCAGTATTGATTCTTTTAATAGGCTTAATAAGTTGAAgaaacaaagtaaaatataa